In a genomic window of Polypterus senegalus isolate Bchr_013 chromosome 13, ASM1683550v1, whole genome shotgun sequence:
- the LOC120543215 gene encoding trypsin inhibitor ClTI-1-like: MSAMRFLLLAVAFVCLSVLTSGVAVPPGAIEPHCDQSDMAHGCPRLWAPVCGTNGQSYDNECFLCLDMQKKKTPIFITKRGTCESSGDHLFID, encoded by the exons ATGTCTGCCATGCGCTTTCTACTGCTGGCCGTCGCCTTCGTTTGCCTCTCGG TCCTGACCAGTGGGGTGGCCGTCCCACCAGGTGCCATTGAG CCTCACTGTGACCAGTCCGACATGGCTCATGGCTGCCCACGGCTCTGGGCCCCTGTGTGTGGCACCAACGGCCAAAGCTATGACAACGAGTGCTTCCTCTGTTTGGACATGCA aaaaaagaaaactccgATCTTCATCACAAAAAGAGGAACATGTGAGTCGTCAGGCGATCACCTGTTTATTGACTGA